The segment TAAACTTCCTCTACCTGGAAACTATTTAGGAACAGCTTTTAAGGGAGGACCAATTGTTGCTGTTTTGATCGGGTTATTATTAACTACTATTGTGTTCTCTATCGAGCGTTTAATTGTAATTGGTAAAGCTAGTGGTAAATCTAATTTAGAGACTTTCATGCGCAAAGTACAAGGCATGTTAAGTGCACACAATATCGATGGTGCTGCCGCTGAGTGCGATAAACAAGAAGGTTCTGTAGCAAATGTTATAAAGTCTGGCTTGAGAAAATACAAAGAAGTTGAAGTTGATAGCACAATGGATGTAGAACAATCTATTGTAGCCA is part of the Alkalilimnicola sp. S0819 genome and harbors:
- a CDS encoding DUF4407 domain-containing protein, which encodes KLPLPGNYLGTAFKGGPIVAVLIGLLLTTIVFSIERLIVIGKASGKSNLETFMRKVQGMLSAHNIDGAAAECDKQEGSVANVIKSGLRKYKEVEVDSTMDVEQSIVA